A genome region from Sphingobium sp. CR2-8 includes the following:
- the aroA gene encoding 3-phosphoshikimate 1-carboxyvinyltransferase, which yields MTQHSDQPAPMTFTAAPPLSGSVTVPGDKSISHRSLMLSALAIGQSRVEGLLEGEDVLATATAMRAMGAQIERDADGVWHIHGVGVGGLLQPETALDMGNSGTSTRLLMGLLASHDLTATFVGDASLSKRPMARVTEPLSRMGASFTSSPGDRLPLTMKGACPAVPLDYRLPVASAQVKSAILLAGLNTPGITRVVEPIPTRDHSERMLKGFGADLTVKVEADGTRIITLVGEAELQPQHIVVPGDPSSAAFPMVAALLVPGSRVTIANVGLNATRAGLIDLLREMGGSIEVVNAREVGGEPVGDLVVTASALQGVEPDPARAPSMIDEYPVAFIAAAFAQGRSVFRGLEELRVKELDRIATMVEGLRAIGVAVEELEDGIVIEGTGGAPLAGGGPIATRLDHRIAMSFAVAGLVSKGGVTIDDMRPVATSFPTFVPLLRSLGAIA from the coding sequence GTGACACAGCATAGCGATCAGCCTGCCCCGATGACCTTCACCGCCGCACCGCCCCTGTCGGGCAGCGTGACCGTGCCGGGCGACAAGAGCATTTCCCATCGATCGCTGATGCTGTCGGCGCTGGCGATCGGGCAAAGCCGGGTCGAAGGGCTGCTGGAGGGCGAGGATGTGCTGGCCACCGCCACCGCGATGCGGGCGATGGGCGCGCAGATCGAGCGCGATGCCGATGGCGTGTGGCATATCCATGGCGTGGGCGTGGGCGGACTGCTCCAGCCTGAGACGGCGCTGGACATGGGTAATAGCGGCACGTCGACGCGGCTGTTGATGGGGCTGCTCGCCAGCCATGACCTGACCGCGACCTTCGTGGGCGACGCATCCTTGAGCAAGCGGCCGATGGCGCGCGTGACCGAGCCGCTGTCGCGCATGGGGGCCAGCTTCACCAGCAGCCCCGGTGACCGCCTGCCGCTGACGATGAAGGGCGCCTGCCCCGCCGTGCCGCTCGACTACCGCCTGCCCGTCGCGTCGGCGCAGGTGAAGTCCGCGATCCTGCTGGCGGGCCTCAACACGCCCGGCATTACCCGCGTGGTCGAGCCGATCCCGACCCGCGACCATAGCGAACGCATGTTGAAAGGATTCGGCGCGGACCTGACCGTCAAGGTCGAAGCGGACGGCACGCGGATCATCACGCTGGTCGGCGAGGCGGAATTGCAGCCGCAGCATATCGTCGTACCGGGCGACCCTTCCTCTGCCGCCTTTCCCATGGTCGCGGCCTTGCTGGTGCCCGGATCGCGCGTGACGATCGCCAATGTGGGGCTGAACGCCACGCGCGCGGGCCTGATCGACCTGTTGCGTGAAATGGGCGGATCGATCGAGGTCGTGAACGCCCGCGAAGTCGGCGGCGAGCCGGTCGGCGATCTGGTCGTCACCGCCTCCGCGCTCCAAGGGGTGGAGCCCGACCCGGCGCGCGCGCCGAGCATGATAGACGAATATCCGGTCGCCTTCATCGCGGCTGCTTTCGCGCAGGGACGCAGCGTGTTTCGGGGGCTGGAGGAATTACGCGTCAAGGAGTTGGACCGCATCGCCACCATGGTCGAAGGATTGCGGGCGATCGGCGTTGCCGTGGAGGAACTGGAGGACGGCATCGTCATCGAGGGGACGGGCGGCGCGCCGCTGGCCGGTGGCGGGCCGATCGCAACCCGGCTGGACCATCGTATCGCGATGAGCTTCGCGGTGGCGGGGCTGGTGTCGAAGGGCGGCGTCACCATCGACGACATGCGCCCGGTGGCGACCAGCTTCCCGACCTTCGTGCCGCTGCTCCGGTCGCTGGGGGCGATCGCATGA
- a CDS encoding tyrosine-type recombinase/integrase has protein sequence MIITKPLNGKNIRALLKGQKITKKGIKAEKLTDGAEGDVRYSINVMVDGERHHRIIGKASDGVKLTDAHKALETLRTRAREGRLDLPKGRKTHMSFAEAATSYLDRLVKTGGKGIHDKRRHLELRLIPYFKNSRLDRISEVQVQEYVQARLAAGIALGTANRELATLSHFLRRAAAWKWIKRDDIPTITKAAEPRKAITVLSDEEATLLMEAAQEDFDDLLPLFVSFGLNTPMRHGEILSVRFEHIDFESRRIFIPQAKAGEREQVITPSLAAALLTRRDQVGRTEGWVFPANGAARTGSRRCMWKQFKRTVERAGLSPSQITPHVMRHTAITNLVRAGVDLPTIQKISGHKTLAMVLRYTHVHGPHLDRAIAVLDRTPAVITQKLHTINSVDESYIALCS, from the coding sequence ATGATCATCACCAAGCCCCTTAACGGCAAAAACATCCGCGCCCTGCTCAAGGGGCAGAAAATTACCAAGAAGGGCATCAAAGCCGAGAAACTGACTGATGGAGCCGAAGGCGATGTTCGGTACAGCATAAACGTCATGGTGGACGGAGAGCGCCATCATCGGATCATCGGCAAGGCGTCTGACGGCGTAAAGCTCACGGATGCGCACAAGGCTCTGGAAACGCTGCGTACGAGGGCGAGGGAGGGGCGCTTGGACCTTCCTAAAGGGCGTAAAACCCATATGTCTTTTGCGGAGGCTGCTACGTCTTATTTAGATCGTTTGGTGAAAACGGGCGGCAAGGGAATACACGACAAGCGTAGGCATCTGGAATTACGGTTGATCCCATACTTCAAAAATTCGAGATTGGATCGAATCAGCGAAGTGCAGGTGCAGGAGTATGTTCAGGCGCGATTGGCGGCTGGCATAGCCCTAGGAACAGCAAACCGTGAATTGGCGACCCTTAGTCATTTCCTTCGTCGTGCGGCGGCGTGGAAGTGGATCAAGCGAGACGACATACCTACGATTACCAAGGCAGCAGAACCGCGCAAAGCGATTACAGTTCTGTCTGACGAAGAGGCGACGTTATTAATGGAAGCCGCTCAAGAAGACTTTGATGATCTTTTGCCGCTGTTCGTATCATTCGGGCTAAACACCCCTATGCGTCATGGGGAGATTTTGTCTGTTCGTTTCGAGCATATCGATTTCGAATCACGTAGAATTTTTATCCCGCAAGCTAAGGCCGGTGAGCGCGAGCAGGTCATAACGCCTTCGTTGGCAGCGGCGCTTTTAACGAGGCGTGATCAGGTCGGCAGAACGGAAGGCTGGGTATTCCCTGCCAACGGCGCAGCTAGGACCGGTTCAAGGCGCTGCATGTGGAAGCAGTTCAAACGTACAGTTGAACGTGCGGGCCTCTCTCCGTCGCAAATCACTCCGCATGTAATGCGCCACACTGCTATTACGAACCTTGTTCGGGCGGGTGTTGACCTGCCCACCATACAGAAGATTAGCGGGCATAAGACGTTAGCCATGGTGCTGCGCTATACGCATGTCCATGGCCCTCATCTGGATCGCGCAATCGCGGTGCTAGATCGAACTCCGGCAGTAATTACACAGAAATTACACACGATTAATTCGGTGGACGAAAGTTACATCGCATTATGCTCGTAA
- the cmk gene encoding (d)CMP kinase — translation MIIAVDGPAASGKGTIAKALGRHYGLPVLDTGLLYRAVGLSVLKAGGDPDVEADALAAAGFADAILADPALRSEAVGSLASRVSVHQSVRDALVARQRDFATQPGGAILDGRDIGTVIAPDADAKIFVTASVHVRAERRFKDALSHGGHPDMDSLIADIQARDTRDMSRDHAPLKQADGADLLDTSDLTIDAAVQRAVALVDAQLEGRCIS, via the coding sequence ATGATCATCGCGGTCGACGGCCCTGCCGCATCGGGCAAGGGCACCATCGCCAAGGCGCTGGGCCGCCATTATGGCCTGCCCGTACTCGACACCGGGCTGCTGTATCGCGCGGTCGGGCTGTCGGTGCTGAAGGCCGGTGGCGACCCGGATGTGGAGGCCGACGCGCTGGCCGCTGCCGGGTTCGCGGATGCCATCCTGGCCGATCCGGCGCTGCGCAGCGAGGCGGTCGGCAGCCTGGCGTCGCGCGTGTCGGTGCATCAGAGCGTGCGCGACGCGCTGGTCGCGCGACAGCGGGACTTCGCCACGCAACCGGGCGGCGCGATCCTGGACGGGCGCGACATCGGCACGGTAATCGCGCCGGACGCCGACGCCAAGATTTTCGTGACGGCCAGCGTCCATGTCCGCGCCGAGCGCCGGTTCAAGGATGCGCTGAGCCATGGCGGCCATCCCGACATGGACAGCCTAATAGCCGACATCCAGGCGCGCGACACGCGCGACATGAGCCGCGACCATGCCCCCCTTAAGCAGGCCGACGGCGCGGACTTGCTAGACACCAGCGATTTGACTATAGACGCGGCCGTCCAGCGGGCTGTTGCGCTTGTGGACGCCCAGCTTGAAGGTCGCTGCATAAGCTGA
- a CDS encoding GAF domain-containing protein → MAAQAADEGDDDAIRAILAQLCAVTQMGFAAVARVTEDRWIACQVLDKIAFGLEPGAELEVQMTICNEIRQTGDYVVIDHVDADIGWQKHPVPIFYGFKSYVSFPVILADGSFYGTLCAIDPAPRLIDNAETIALIESYAHDIGALLSARILAHPASIAGLNAASQHHQAG, encoded by the coding sequence TTGGCCGCCCAGGCCGCTGATGAGGGCGATGACGACGCGATCCGCGCCATTCTGGCCCAGCTATGCGCCGTTACCCAGATGGGTTTCGCGGCGGTCGCGCGCGTGACGGAGGATCGCTGGATCGCCTGCCAGGTGCTGGACAAGATCGCCTTCGGCCTCGAGCCCGGCGCGGAGCTTGAGGTGCAGATGACGATCTGCAACGAAATCCGCCAGACCGGCGACTATGTGGTCATCGATCATGTCGACGCCGACATCGGGTGGCAAAAGCACCCGGTTCCGATCTTCTATGGCTTCAAAAGCTACGTGTCTTTCCCGGTGATACTCGCGGACGGCAGCTTTTATGGCACGCTTTGCGCCATTGATCCTGCGCCCCGCCTGATCGACAACGCCGAAACGATCGCCCTGATCGAAAGCTACGCACACGATATCGGCGCGCTTCTCTCCGCCCGCATTCTCGCGCACCCGGCGTCGATCGCCGGGTTGAATGCAGCATCGCAACACCATCAGGCCGGCTGA
- a CDS encoding integration host factor subunit beta → MIRSELIQKLADENPGLSLPEVEKIVDLFFREIVDRLSTGGRVELRGFGAFTTRARDARTGRNPRTGEQVPVDAKRVPYFKPGKEMRERLNAKD, encoded by the coding sequence ATGATCCGTTCGGAACTGATCCAGAAACTGGCCGACGAAAATCCGGGGCTGAGCCTGCCGGAAGTGGAGAAGATCGTCGATCTTTTCTTCCGGGAGATCGTCGATCGCCTTTCCACCGGCGGCCGTGTCGAATTGCGGGGTTTCGGGGCATTTACGACACGCGCGCGCGACGCACGCACGGGGCGCAACCCGCGCACGGGCGAGCAGGTGCCGGTGGACGCCAAACGCGTACCCTATTTCAAGCCGGGCAAGGAAATGCGCGAGCGGTTGAACGCGAAGGATTGA
- the rpsA gene encoding 30S ribosomal protein S1: MASTAFPTRDDFAALLNDSLGGEDGGFEGRVVKGTVTAIENDLAVIDVGLKSEGRVPLREFAAPGQKADLKVGDEVEVYVDRVENAHGEAMLSRDRARREAAWDKLEAEFTESARVEGVIFGRVKGGFTVDLDGAVAFLPGSQVDIRPVRDVTPLMDIPQPFQILKMDRRRGNIVVSRRAILEETRAEQRSGLIQTLAEGQIIEGVVKNITDYGAFVDLGGIDGLLHVTDLSYKRINHPNEMINIGDTVRVQIIRINRDTQRISLGMKQLESDPWEGAAAKYPIGAKLSGRVTNITEYGAFVELEAGIEGLVHVSEMSWTKKNVHPGKIVSTSQEVEVLVLEVDPEKRRISLGLKQAQSNPWDSFAERHPIGSTVEGEVKNATEFGLFIGLDGDVDGMVHMSDIAWGISGEDALALHRKGEAVQAVVLDIDVEKERISLGMKQLERGGPAAGGTAAASAGLNKNAIVTVTVLEVRDGGLEVQAGEDGAAGFIKRSDLGRDRDEQRSERFQIGQKFDAMVTGFDRAKKPTFSVKAMQIAEEKQAVAQYGSSDSGASLGDILGEALKAKTEG; this comes from the coding sequence ATGGCCTCTACGGCATTCCCCACGCGCGACGATTTCGCCGCGCTTCTCAATGATTCTCTCGGTGGTGAGGACGGCGGCTTTGAAGGCCGCGTCGTCAAGGGCACCGTTACCGCCATCGAAAACGACCTGGCCGTCATCGACGTAGGTCTGAAGTCCGAAGGCCGCGTGCCGCTGCGCGAATTCGCCGCTCCCGGCCAGAAGGCTGACCTGAAGGTCGGCGACGAAGTCGAAGTCTATGTCGACCGCGTCGAAAACGCCCATGGCGAAGCCATGCTGTCGCGTGACCGCGCCCGTCGCGAAGCCGCCTGGGACAAGCTGGAAGCCGAGTTCACCGAAAGCGCCCGCGTCGAAGGCGTCATCTTCGGTCGCGTCAAGGGTGGCTTCACCGTCGACCTGGACGGCGCCGTGGCGTTCCTGCCCGGCAGCCAAGTCGATATCCGCCCCGTGCGCGATGTCACCCCGCTGATGGACATTCCGCAGCCCTTCCAGATCCTGAAGATGGATCGTCGTCGCGGCAACATCGTCGTGTCGCGTCGCGCCATTCTGGAAGAAACCCGCGCCGAACAGCGCTCGGGTCTCATCCAGACGCTGGCCGAAGGCCAGATCATCGAAGGCGTCGTCAAGAACATCACCGACTATGGTGCGTTCGTCGACCTGGGCGGCATCGATGGCCTGCTGCACGTCACCGACCTGTCGTACAAGCGCATCAACCACCCCAACGAAATGATCAACATCGGCGACACGGTTCGCGTGCAGATCATCCGCATCAACCGCGACACGCAGCGCATCTCGCTCGGCATGAAGCAGCTGGAAAGCGATCCGTGGGAAGGCGCCGCCGCCAAATATCCGATCGGCGCCAAGCTGTCGGGCCGCGTCACCAACATCACCGAATATGGTGCGTTCGTGGAACTGGAAGCGGGCATCGAAGGTCTGGTCCATGTCAGCGAAATGTCCTGGACCAAGAAGAACGTCCACCCCGGCAAGATCGTGTCGACCAGCCAGGAAGTCGAAGTCCTGGTGCTGGAAGTCGATCCCGAAAAGCGCCGCATCAGCCTTGGCCTCAAGCAGGCCCAGTCGAACCCCTGGGACAGCTTTGCCGAACGTCACCCGATCGGTTCGACCGTCGAAGGCGAAGTCAAGAATGCGACCGAGTTCGGCCTGTTCATCGGCCTGGACGGCGACGTCGACGGCATGGTCCACATGTCCGACATCGCATGGGGCATTTCGGGCGAAGACGCGCTGGCGCTGCATCGCAAGGGTGAGGCCGTTCAGGCCGTCGTTCTCGACATCGACGTCGAGAAGGAGCGCATCAGCCTGGGCATGAAGCAGCTTGAGCGTGGCGGCCCGGCCGCTGGCGGCACCGCCGCAGCATCGGCTGGCCTCAACAAGAACGCGATCGTCACCGTGACCGTCCTTGAAGTCCGCGACGGCGGCCTGGAAGTCCAGGCTGGCGAAGACGGCGCGGCCGGCTTCATCAAGCGCAGCGACCTGGGTCGCGACCGCGACGAGCAGCGTTCGGAACGCTTCCAGATCGGCCAGAAGTTCGACGCGATGGTGACCGGTTTCGACCGCGCCAAGAAGCCGACCTTCTCGGTCAAGGCGATGCAGATCGCCGAAGAGAAGCAGGCCGTGGCGCAATACGGTTCGTCCGACAGCGGCGCGTCGCTGGGCGACATCCTGGGCGAAGCGCTCAAGGCGAAGACCGAAGGCTGA
- a CDS encoding TIGR02300 family protein: MVKAEWGTKRTCPKCATRFYDLGKDDPVTCINCGSAWEPEPVLKSKQPLPYEEAAPKKVIETADGELETADDDLDIDVDDDGDSPDNDVDLGGDDDLGVEAASDDDNDDN; this comes from the coding sequence ATGGTGAAGGCTGAATGGGGCACGAAGCGGACCTGCCCGAAATGCGCGACTCGTTTCTACGATCTGGGCAAGGACGATCCGGTAACCTGCATCAACTGCGGCAGCGCCTGGGAACCCGAGCCGGTTTTGAAGTCGAAGCAGCCGCTCCCCTATGAGGAAGCAGCGCCCAAGAAGGTGATCGAGACCGCCGATGGCGAGCTGGAAACCGCTGATGACGATCTGGACATCGACGTCGACGACGACGGCGATTCGCCGGATAACGACGTCGATCTGGGTGGCGACGACGACCTCGGCGTGGAAGCCGCGAGCGACGACGACAACGACGACAACTAA